The Candidatus Latescibacterota bacterium genome contains a region encoding:
- a CDS encoding T9SS type A sorting domain-containing protein, which yields TNPAGMVSGIESYLKGHGQSGWTVSAEGVSDATDLAEMLREFQSDSEDVLILLQDTTAAGDTIGHVVTMGSSHFTLAPPTQKIDFMDPWGGGSTADNNYDVSENDEDQPTTDGYDLDGDGGDAWVAGYIKVSPPEGDAASSSMGGSILRPDIAGRDFLKAAMRAPWITMSSGAVTGNGTVDILPLDTSTLPAGPMLMEIVTVDDQGIQCRDIRLAWVFSDPTGDDDSGPPIKTMLNGSYPNPFNPSTTIKYSVAKDTEVTMVIYDVVGRRVRALLSSEFREMGVYTETWDGKNDNGKSLASGVYFCRFIAAGQIEARKLIMLR from the coding sequence GACCAATCCTGCAGGGATGGTCTCAGGTATAGAATCGTATCTGAAGGGGCATGGGCAGTCCGGCTGGACCGTATCAGCCGAGGGGGTAAGCGATGCCACTGATCTGGCCGAGATGCTCCGCGAGTTCCAGTCGGACAGTGAAGACGTACTGATCCTTCTCCAGGACACTACTGCCGCAGGTGACACGATAGGACATGTTGTCACGATGGGCTCAAGCCATTTCACGCTTGCTCCTCCCACTCAGAAGATCGATTTCATGGATCCCTGGGGAGGGGGCAGCACGGCAGATAACAATTACGATGTCAGTGAAAATGATGAAGATCAGCCGACTACAGACGGATATGATCTCGATGGAGACGGTGGAGACGCCTGGGTGGCGGGATACATTAAGGTGTCGCCTCCCGAAGGAGATGCTGCCTCTTCATCCATGGGAGGTTCCATCCTTCGCCCAGACATCGCTGGAAGGGATTTTCTGAAAGCAGCGATGCGGGCACCGTGGATAACGATGTCATCCGGTGCGGTCACCGGCAATGGAACGGTAGACATCCTGCCCCTCGATACGTCGACCCTGCCTGCCGGCCCGATGTTGATGGAGATTGTGACCGTCGACGATCAGGGTATTCAGTGCAGGGACATCAGACTGGCCTGGGTGTTCAGCGATCCGACCGGGGATGATGATAGCGGACCTCCGATCAAGACGATGCTGAACGGTTCTTACCCCAACCCGTTCAACCCGTCGACGACGATAAAATACTCGGTGGCGAAAGATACGGAAGTCACCATGGTGATCTACGATGTGGTGGGGCGCCGGGTGAGGGCTCTCCTTTCATCGGAATTCAGGGAGATGGGTGTGTACACCGAAACCTGGGATGGAAAGAATGACAATGGGAAATCTCTGGCCAGCGGTGTCTATTTCTGCAGGTTTATCGCCGCGGGTCAGATAGAGGCAAGAAAACTTATCATGCTTAGATGA
- a CDS encoding OmpA family protein, producing MKKMLILMLVISLVGTSVGCEWSRSKKGAAFGSATGAVIGAAIGKKSGNTAVGAIVGAAIGGAAGAYIGNYMDKQAAEIERDIEGATVERVGEGIKITFDSGILFEINKAGLQSEAVVNLDKLAVILDKYSDTNILIEGHTDSTGSDEYNMDLSRKRAESVAVNLATKKINPVRFTLFGYGEIQPAVTNVTPEGRQANRRVEIAIMANDKLKKVAEDRTGE from the coding sequence ATGAAAAAAATGCTGATCCTTATGCTTGTAATATCGCTCGTGGGGACTTCTGTCGGATGCGAATGGAGCAGAAGCAAAAAGGGAGCGGCTTTCGGTAGTGCCACTGGAGCAGTGATCGGAGCAGCTATTGGCAAGAAATCCGGGAACACTGCTGTCGGAGCGATCGTTGGGGCGGCCATAGGTGGAGCGGCAGGAGCTTACATAGGTAATTACATGGACAAACAGGCAGCCGAGATCGAAAGGGATATCGAAGGCGCTACGGTGGAGCGTGTCGGAGAGGGTATCAAGATCACATTCGATTCCGGTATTCTTTTCGAAATCAACAAGGCCGGACTCCAGTCCGAAGCAGTGGTCAATCTTGATAAGCTGGCAGTGATACTCGACAAGTACAGCGACACGAATATCCTGATCGAGGGGCATACCGATTCGACCGGATCTGATGAGTACAATATGGATCTTTCACGCAAGAGAGCAGAATCCGTCGCGGTGAACCTTGCCACAAAGAAGATCAATCCGGTCAGATTCACTCTGTTCGGGTATGGTGAGATCCAGCCGGCTGTCACAAACGTCACACCTGAAGGGCGTCAGGCTAACCGCCGTGTAGAAATCGCTATTATGGCTAACGACAAACTGAAGAAGGTCGCGGAAGACAGGACCGGGGA